The genome window TTATTCTAGGTAGTTAAATTTCATTGAGTTGCAAGAGTTCTTTCATAAGGACAATAGTCATGAATTATCATAGTGTTATATTATGTCAATTTGATTTATTAAACTTAAAAACTCCTATAGATCAGAAATTATTGAATTTTTATAAGGCAAAAATATTTGCAAAAAATTATTGTAGCAAAGAAAAAGTAACAGACCCTCAAAAAATTGAACAAATTTACAAAGATGTATTTGAAAAGTTTTCAAAATATGCAATTTCAGAGGATCGTATTCAAAAAATGCAAAATGTTATGTTAGATACTAATCCTGAAAATTTTATTACTGAAGATAATTATTACCCAGAATTATTTCCAAATTTAGCTGAAAGTCCACTAGGAATTGATATTTATGCTAGATCGTTATTATTTAATAGAATAGCCTTAAATGTATTAAATCAATTTTATCCAGATGACTTAAAAAAACCTGATGATATAATCCATGTTACTAATACTGGTTACTTATCCCCAGGTCCTGTGCAAACATTTGTAGATCAAAAACAATGGTTCAATACTTGCGTTACCCACTCCTATCAAATGGGTTGTTATGGAGCATTTCCAGCTGTACGTATGGCGAGCGGATTTTTATTTTCTTCTTGGAATGGTTTTCAATACGCTAAGAAAAAATTACATATTGATATTGTGCATACTGAAGTATTTTCTTTACATACTAATGTGGACGAAATAACCCCAGAAAATATTATCAATATGACGCTATTTGGAGATGGATTTGTAAAATATTCCGCCTATGAAAGTAAAGAATTTGAAAATTTAAATACGACTGGATTAAAAATTTTAACAAATTATGAAGAGGTATTTCCAAATTCAAGTGAAAATTTATATTGGATACCAAATAAACATCACTTTTACTTTTATCTTTCAAAAAATGTTCCACATGTAATTAAGAATAATATTCTTAATTTTGTAATAAATTTATGCGATCAAATTGGTATAAATTTTTTAGAAAATAAAAACAACTTTATTTATGCAGTACATCCTGGTGGTCCCAAAATTGTTCAGTATGTGCAAGAAATGCTAGAATTAACTGATGATCAAATGCAATTGTCACGCAAAACATTTTTCAATCATGGGAATGTAAGCTCTTCAACGATTCCAATTGCATGGAAAGATATCGTGGAAGA of Pigmentibacter sp. JX0631 contains these proteins:
- a CDS encoding 3-oxoacyl-[acyl-carrier-protein] synthase III C-terminal domain-containing protein, which gives rise to MNYHSVILCQFDLLNLKTPIDQKLLNFYKAKIFAKNYCSKEKVTDPQKIEQIYKDVFEKFSKYAISEDRIQKMQNVMLDTNPENFITEDNYYPELFPNLAESPLGIDIYARSLLFNRIALNVLNQFYPDDLKKPDDIIHVTNTGYLSPGPVQTFVDQKQWFNTCVTHSYQMGCYGAFPAVRMASGFLFSSWNGFQYAKKKLHIDIVHTEVFSLHTNVDEITPENIINMTLFGDGFVKYSAYESKEFENLNTTGLKILTNYEEVFPNSSENLYWIPNKHHFYFYLSKNVPHVIKNNILNFVINLCDQIGINFLENKNNFIYAVHPGGPKIVQYVQEMLELTDDQMQLSRKTFFNHGNVSSSTIPIAWKDIVEDNAIPKGQKIITIGFGPGITASGLIFEKV